A window from Vigna angularis cultivar LongXiaoDou No.4 chromosome 7, ASM1680809v1, whole genome shotgun sequence encodes these proteins:
- the LOC108336577 gene encoding uncharacterized protein LOC108336577, producing MEQDPTTFMQEMRRRMEAMQAEIETLRGEHDAARGAQANRQSSARAATPPIVEMSETEPDSEEDTDPVGDSHHQDEGQARHQGEDHSEADSRRTTNRPVPAGRARTLHPFTTAVMEEQIPERAFPVLEKYDGSGDPEEHLRSFVNAMTIYSPNENVWCKVFSLSIKGETLAWFHSLRPRTINDFATLRDMFERQFSTSKARNLTYMELTNIKQEKGESLRNFMDRFNKTARQVRGVGKKFTISTLATTLRPSPFADNLFGEPPLTLDELQERAVRFIRIEEMQAVQRRQQEKSSTSEQEKKEGKKLFVPGERPKGQKYIDGPKGARFEKYTPLNMPRARVLEEALSADLIRLRPSRSSPKADGTKHCTYHLNIGHTTEDCTVLRDKVKELIRAGHLRKFVKEDQRTRSPPRRTRMERSDRRDDRRPDCRRSRSRSHDRSLRDTINTISGGFVGESSASARKRNLRELNLRELKSVH from the coding sequence ATGGAGCAGGACCCGACAACGTTTATGCAGGAGATGAGAAGAAGAATGGAGGCAATGCAAGCAGAGATTGAAACCCTTAGGGGCGAGCATGATGCGGCTAGAGGGGCGCAAGCTAATCGACAATCTTCCGCACGCGCTGCAACACCACCTATCGTAGAAATGTCGGAAACGGAGCCGGACTCGGAAGAAGACACAGATCCTGTCGGTGACAGTCATCACCAAGATGAGGGTCAGGCCCGCCATCAAGGGGAGGATCATAGCGAGGCCGACTCGCGTCGGACCACAAATCGTCCGGTCCCAGCCGGCCGAGCGAGAACACTTCATCCGTTCACAACGGCGGTCATGGAGGAACAAATTCCAGAGAGAGCATTCCCAGTCCTGGAGAAGTATGATGGATCAGGTGATCCGGAGGAGCACTTGAGGTCCTTCGTTAACGCTATGACCATCTACTCCCCCAATGAAAATGTATGGTGCAAAGTTTTTTCCTTATCAATAAAGGGAGAAACATTAGCATGGTTCCATTCACTTAGACCCCGAACCATCAACGATTTCGCTACCTTGAGGGACATGTTTGAACGACAGTTCTCTACTAGTAAAGCTCGAAATTTGACGTACATGGAGTTGACGAACATTAAGCAAGAGAAGGGAGAAAGCCTTAGAAATTTCATGGACCGGTTCAATAAGACCGCTCGACAAGTAAGGGGAGTAGGCAAGAAATTTACAATTAGCACTTTGGCCACCACGTTGAGGCCTTCCCCTTTCGCCGATAATCTGTTTGGAGAACCCCCATTAACCCTGGATGAGTTGCAAGAAAGAGCAGTAAGGTTCATCAGAATAGAGGAGATGCAGGCTGTTCAGAGGCGACAACAGGAGAAGAGCTCAACTTCAGagcaagaaaagaaggaagggAAGAAGTTGTTCGTGCCTGGCGAACGGCCAAAAGGCCAGAAATACATAGATGGTCCAAAAGGGGCTAGATTCGAAAAGTATACCCCGTTAAACATGCCAAGGGCTAGAGTCTTGGAAGAAGCCCTAAGTGCTGATCTTATCCGTTTAAGACCTTCTCGGTCATCACCCAAGGCCGACGGGACTAAACATTGTACCTATCATCTAAACATAGGACATACCACCGAAGACTGCACTGTGTTGAGAGATAAGGTGAAGGAGTTGATTCGAGCAGGTCATCTGAGAAAGTTTGTGAAGGAGGACCAGAGGACGAGAAGTCCACCGAGGAGGACTAGGATGGAACGAAGTGATAGAAGAGATGATAGACGCCCGGATTGCAGGCGAAGTAGAAGTCGTAGCCATGACCGATCATTACGCGACACAATAAACACTATTTCTGGAGGTTTTGTTGGAGAGTCATCGGCGTCAGCAAGGAAGAGAAACCTGAGGGAGTTAAACCTGAGGGAGTTAAAGAGTGTTCACTGA
- the LOC108336220 gene encoding transcription factor DIVARICATA isoform X2, translated as MIFPRFCTNLKDSNWFVEESQSTEWSREDNKKFESALAIYDKDTPDRWFKVAAMIPGKTVLDVIKQYRELEEDVIEIEAGRVPIPGYLASSFTFELVHNHNYDGCRRRPAAVRGSDQERKKGVPWTEEEHRRFLMGLLKYGKGDWRNISRNFVVTKTPTQVASHAQKYYIRQKVSGGKDKRRPSIHDITTVNLTETAASDKIKSPFMITPQQKLNSMSKVQLDWTSHCNDGSLMVFNPNRDNLFVSSSSDIMALKMQGQDLYDCALHEAYAKVKVPGFGMAPRDFNNEAIFGIHAL; from the exons ATGATTTTTCCAAGATTTTGTACGAATCTAAAAG ATTCAAATTGGTTCGTGGAAGAGAGCCAAAGCACAGAATGGAGTAGGGAGGATAACAAGAAGTTTGAAAGTGCCCTTGCTATATATGACAAGGACACCCCAGATAGATGGTTCAAGGTGGCAGCCATGATCCCTGGGAAGACTGTGTTGGATGTGATCAAGCAATATAGGGAACTGGAAGAAGATGTGATTGAAATTGAAGCAGGGCGTGTTCCAATTCCTGGTTATCTTGCCTCTTCTTTCACCTTTGAGCTTGTTCACAACCACAACTATGATGGATGCAGAAGAAGACCTGCAGCTGTCAGAGGTTCTGAtcaagagagaaagaaaggggTTCCCTGGACTGAAGAGGAACACAG ACGTTTTCTGATGGGACTTCTCAAGTATGGTAAAGGGGACTGGAGAAATATTTCTCGGAATTTCGTGGTGACAAAGACTCCCACCCAAGTTGCTAGCCATGCACAGAAGTACTACATAAGGCAAAAGGTTTCTGGAGGAAAAGATAAAAGGAGACCCAGCATCCATGATATAACCACTGTTAATCTTACAGAAACTGCTGCATCGGATAAGATCAAGTCTCCGTTCATGATTACACCGCAGCAGAAGCTGAATAGTATGTCAAAAGTGCAGTTGGACTGGACCAGCCACTGCAATGATGGATCACTCATGGTTTTCAACCCAAACAGAGACAACTTGTTTGTGTCGTCTTCATCTGATATCATGGCCCTGAAAATGCAAGGCCAGGATCTCTATGACTGTGCTTTACACGAGGCTTATGCCAAGGTAAAAGTTCCAGGTTTCGGAATGGCTCCCAGAGACTTCAATAATGAAGCTATTTTCGGTATTCATGCACTGTAG
- the LOC108336220 gene encoding transcription factor DIVARICATA isoform X1, translating to MIFPRFCTNLKGMELETLYPPCFMPDSNWFVEESQSTEWSREDNKKFESALAIYDKDTPDRWFKVAAMIPGKTVLDVIKQYRELEEDVIEIEAGRVPIPGYLASSFTFELVHNHNYDGCRRRPAAVRGSDQERKKGVPWTEEEHRRFLMGLLKYGKGDWRNISRNFVVTKTPTQVASHAQKYYIRQKVSGGKDKRRPSIHDITTVNLTETAASDKIKSPFMITPQQKLNSMSKVQLDWTSHCNDGSLMVFNPNRDNLFVSSSSDIMALKMQGQDLYDCALHEAYAKVKVPGFGMAPRDFNNEAIFGIHAL from the exons ATGATTTTTCCAAGATTTTGTACGAATCTAAAAG GTATGGAATTGGAAACCCTGTACCCTCCTTGTTTTATGCCAGATTCAAATTGGTTCGTGGAAGAGAGCCAAAGCACAGAATGGAGTAGGGAGGATAACAAGAAGTTTGAAAGTGCCCTTGCTATATATGACAAGGACACCCCAGATAGATGGTTCAAGGTGGCAGCCATGATCCCTGGGAAGACTGTGTTGGATGTGATCAAGCAATATAGGGAACTGGAAGAAGATGTGATTGAAATTGAAGCAGGGCGTGTTCCAATTCCTGGTTATCTTGCCTCTTCTTTCACCTTTGAGCTTGTTCACAACCACAACTATGATGGATGCAGAAGAAGACCTGCAGCTGTCAGAGGTTCTGAtcaagagagaaagaaaggggTTCCCTGGACTGAAGAGGAACACAG ACGTTTTCTGATGGGACTTCTCAAGTATGGTAAAGGGGACTGGAGAAATATTTCTCGGAATTTCGTGGTGACAAAGACTCCCACCCAAGTTGCTAGCCATGCACAGAAGTACTACATAAGGCAAAAGGTTTCTGGAGGAAAAGATAAAAGGAGACCCAGCATCCATGATATAACCACTGTTAATCTTACAGAAACTGCTGCATCGGATAAGATCAAGTCTCCGTTCATGATTACACCGCAGCAGAAGCTGAATAGTATGTCAAAAGTGCAGTTGGACTGGACCAGCCACTGCAATGATGGATCACTCATGGTTTTCAACCCAAACAGAGACAACTTGTTTGTGTCGTCTTCATCTGATATCATGGCCCTGAAAATGCAAGGCCAGGATCTCTATGACTGTGCTTTACACGAGGCTTATGCCAAGGTAAAAGTTCCAGGTTTCGGAATGGCTCCCAGAGACTTCAATAATGAAGCTATTTTCGGTATTCATGCACTGTAG